The Spirochaetota bacterium genome has a segment encoding these proteins:
- a CDS encoding CoA-binding protein, with protein MAANPLHQIMNARSLVFYGASNNISKMGSSQLVTLLSNGYHGSIYPIHPSEKTVFGLKAYARVADIGKPVDCAVIVLPTRLVPAVIEELGEAGVTRAVIVTAGFEEVGSADLQEELNRAARKTGLRYVGPNCIGVANLRENYNFTVFPFAGEPGSFGMLSHSGTFVTHVLPYLHARRLNYAEAISLGNEGDLDIVDGLDYMAGRDSIKAISCYIESVRRGREFLEKAEEVSRVKPIVALYASGTEAGARATASHTAAMASPEGIMDGVFRQSGIIRASTLEEMFDFSCVLSRCSLPAGTRVGILTNSGGPGALMADTVCRLGLKLPMFSERLQDAISEFSPHTASLSNPVDFTFINNWEGFFSRVPTIIAESGEVDVLLFYGLFGIDTFLHYRDHPAVAPSLDRAMIKGALGLGDALKHKIGDALAGLPIPVICSTFLDFNESLISHLVARGIPFLPTPERAARAAWALCRYASWRSACLEEDAVAV; from the coding sequence ATGGCCGCCAATCCGCTTCACCAGATTATGAACGCCCGCTCCCTTGTCTTTTACGGGGCATCCAATAATATTTCCAAGATGGGATCGAGCCAGCTCGTTACCCTTCTGAGCAATGGCTATCACGGAAGCATTTATCCGATCCATCCCTCGGAAAAGACCGTGTTCGGATTGAAGGCCTATGCCAGGGTCGCCGATATCGGCAAGCCCGTTGATTGCGCCGTTATCGTGCTGCCGACCCGGCTGGTCCCGGCTGTTATTGAAGAGCTGGGCGAAGCCGGGGTCACCCGCGCGGTGATCGTGACCGCCGGGTTCGAAGAGGTGGGAAGCGCCGATCTCCAGGAAGAGCTCAACAGAGCCGCGCGGAAAACAGGACTCCGCTACGTGGGCCCCAACTGCATCGGCGTTGCCAATCTCCGCGAAAACTATAATTTCACCGTATTCCCCTTCGCGGGGGAACCGGGTTCCTTCGGCATGCTTTCCCATTCCGGGACCTTTGTCACCCATGTGCTCCCCTACCTTCACGCTCGGCGGCTCAATTATGCGGAAGCCATCAGCCTCGGGAACGAAGGGGACCTCGACATCGTTGACGGCCTCGATTACATGGCCGGCAGGGATTCCATAAAGGCCATATCCTGCTACATTGAATCGGTGCGCCGCGGCAGGGAGTTCCTCGAAAAGGCAGAAGAGGTTTCCCGGGTGAAGCCCATTGTCGCCCTCTACGCGAGCGGAACCGAAGCCGGGGCGCGGGCCACTGCGTCCCACACGGCCGCCATGGCTTCGCCCGAAGGGATCATGGACGGCGTATTCCGCCAGTCCGGCATCATCCGCGCCTCCACCCTTGAGGAGATGTTCGATTTTTCCTGCGTTCTTTCCCGGTGCTCCCTCCCGGCGGGAACGCGCGTGGGCATACTCACCAACAGCGGCGGCCCCGGAGCCCTGATGGCCGATACCGTATGCCGCCTCGGCCTCAAGCTTCCGATGTTTTCGGAGCGATTACAGGACGCCATTAGCGAGTTCTCGCCCCACACAGCGTCTCTCTCCAACCCGGTGGATTTCACGTTCATCAACAACTGGGAGGGCTTTTTCAGCAGGGTGCCAACCATCATAGCTGAATCAGGCGAGGTGGACGTGCTCCTGTTTTACGGCCTCTTCGGCATCGATACGTTCCTCCATTACCGGGACCATCCTGCGGTGGCTCCATCCCTTGACCGGGCCATGATCAAGGGCGCGTTGGGGCTGGGCGACGCCCTTAAGCATAAAATCGGCGATGCCCTGGCGGGTCTGCCGATCCCGGTCATCTGCTCCACCTTTCTTGATTTCAACGAATCCCTTATCAGCCACCTGGTGGCGAGGGGGATACCTTTCCTGCCGACCCCGGAGCGAGCGGCCAGGGCAGCCTGGGCCCTGTGCCGTTATGCATCCTGGAGAAGCGCCTGTTTAGAGGAGGACGCCGTAGCGGTGTAA
- the cimA gene encoding citramalate synthase, translated as MGKRIISIYDTTLRDGAQTVGISLSLHDKIIIAGALDRLRIDYIEGGWPGSNPKDDQFFRDIRKTKLDHSKIVAFGSTRRKNTTCRSDSLVQALVDSKAKIITIVAKTWDFHVTRALNISLSENLALIYDTIAYLKDRDIQVFLDAEHFFDGFKSNEDYSFKVIETARRAGADMFVCCDTNGGVMPGEVHRIIERVGSEGSMPLGVHFHNDAGVAVANSLAAVESGVVSVQGTANGYGERCGNANLMTLIPNLVLKMGYRCSAEKSLGHLTEVSRFISETANLAHNERSPYVGDNSFAHKGGIHVSALQKDTRTYEHIEPELVGNRRNVLVSELSGKSNIIVKAKEMGINLKNKVTLPGKLLQKVKDLEEQGFQFEAAEGSFELLIREANGEYRPFFTLKGFRVISEMEGTTKLMCEATIKVEVDGKIEHTAANGYGPVEALDNALRKALEKFYPEIKEIQLADYKVRVLNEKSGTAAAVRVLIDQRRKSEHWGTVGVSTDIIEASWMALVDGIEYMLFKNKKKR; from the coding sequence ATGGGTAAAAGGATAATTTCAATATACGATACGACCCTTCGGGACGGCGCCCAGACCGTCGGCATATCCCTGTCCCTTCACGACAAGATCATCATTGCCGGAGCCCTGGACAGGCTCAGGATCGATTATATCGAGGGAGGATGGCCCGGATCCAATCCCAAGGATGACCAGTTTTTCAGGGATATCAGGAAAACAAAACTGGACCACTCGAAGATCGTAGCCTTCGGATCCACCAGGCGAAAGAACACTACCTGCCGGAGCGACAGCCTGGTCCAGGCCCTTGTCGATTCAAAGGCTAAGATCATTACCATCGTTGCAAAGACCTGGGATTTCCACGTGACCCGCGCGTTGAATATCAGCCTGTCGGAAAATCTTGCCCTCATATATGACACCATTGCCTACCTGAAAGACAGGGATATCCAGGTCTTCCTCGACGCTGAGCATTTTTTTGACGGTTTCAAATCGAACGAGGATTATTCCTTCAAGGTGATCGAAACAGCCCGCAGGGCCGGCGCGGACATGTTCGTATGCTGTGATACCAATGGAGGCGTAATGCCCGGGGAAGTTCACCGCATCATCGAAAGGGTGGGCAGCGAAGGCTCGATGCCCCTGGGAGTCCACTTCCATAATGACGCGGGCGTCGCCGTGGCCAACTCCCTGGCTGCGGTGGAGTCCGGTGTCGTATCCGTTCAGGGAACGGCCAACGGCTACGGCGAGCGGTGCGGAAACGCGAACCTGATGACACTGATCCCCAACCTGGTGCTGAAGATGGGGTACCGCTGTTCCGCCGAAAAATCCCTCGGCCACCTCACCGAGGTAAGCCGCTTCATCAGTGAAACCGCGAACCTCGCCCATAACGAGCGATCCCCGTACGTGGGTGACAATTCCTTTGCCCATAAAGGAGGCATCCATGTTTCCGCCCTCCAGAAAGACACCAGAACCTACGAGCATATCGAGCCTGAGCTGGTGGGGAACCGGCGCAATGTCCTCGTTTCGGAGCTGTCCGGGAAGAGCAACATCATTGTAAAAGCGAAAGAAATGGGGATCAACCTGAAAAACAAGGTAACACTTCCGGGCAAACTACTACAAAAGGTAAAGGACCTTGAGGAGCAGGGTTTCCAGTTCGAGGCGGCGGAAGGCTCCTTTGAGCTTCTTATCCGGGAAGCGAACGGCGAATACAGGCCTTTCTTCACGCTGAAGGGATTCCGCGTGATTAGCGAAATGGAGGGAACGACCAAGCTGATGTGCGAAGCGACCATCAAGGTCGAAGTGGACGGAAAGATCGAGCATACGGCAGCCAACGGATACGGTCCCGTCGAGGCCCTCGACAACGCCCTCCGCAAGGCCCTGGAAAAATTCTATCCCGAGATCAAGGAAATACAGCTCGCCGACTACAAGGTACGCGTCCTCAATGAAAAAAGCGGCACCGCCGCGGCCGTACGCGTCCTCATCGATCAGAGGCGCAAATCGGAGCATTGGGGCACCGTCGGCGTGTCCACCGACATAATCGAAGCTTCATGGATGGCCTTGGTTGATGGGATCGAGTACATGCTCTTTAAAAATAAGAAAAAGCGTTAA
- a CDS encoding peptidylprolyl isomerase — MKQRIQCLTTAMTLLIAVMPAFSWENFDGVIAVVNDFSIIESEIDNKLNQVIKFQNIPRNRHSTEKSKILDKFIEDALVMQAATEEAIVVGDRRVLSHIEEMMRQYLSSKIQDTKKLDKQIGKMLNRLEKRLNDEPVMGDKELDAQIDSFTGFLEGRFHIGFKEYFEEVRSQIMREQVMSIAIGVSPPSKEEALDWYRKNKNKLGDEVWVKHILVRSAGGSFTAEREANEKLNAMREKIAAGESFEKMARSYSQDPESAARGGDLGWKMLAEMDPYFAGFVNNIRATGQVSQVFKSSQGYHIVKLMGRRAITYEKVERLIMFKLYNESMYQQFKKWVIKRKKESEIQIFMKNYVET; from the coding sequence ATGAAACAGCGTATACAATGCCTCACCACCGCGATGACTCTCCTTATCGCCGTCATGCCCGCTTTTTCCTGGGAAAACTTTGACGGTGTTATCGCCGTGGTGAACGATTTTTCCATCATCGAAAGTGAGATAGACAACAAGCTCAACCAGGTCATCAAGTTTCAGAATATCCCCCGGAACAGGCACAGCACCGAAAAAAGCAAGATCCTCGATAAATTCATCGAAGACGCCCTGGTCATGCAGGCGGCGACCGAGGAAGCTATCGTTGTCGGCGACCGCAGGGTCTTGAGCCATATCGAAGAAATGATGAGACAGTATCTTTCCTCGAAAATCCAGGATACCAAGAAGCTGGACAAACAAATCGGTAAAATGCTCAACCGCCTTGAGAAAAGGCTCAACGACGAGCCCGTCATGGGCGACAAGGAGCTTGACGCCCAGATCGACAGCTTTACCGGATTTCTGGAAGGGCGTTTCCATATCGGCTTCAAGGAATATTTCGAGGAAGTGCGTTCCCAGATCATGAGGGAACAGGTCATGTCGATCGCCATCGGTGTATCCCCTCCATCGAAAGAAGAGGCGCTGGACTGGTACCGGAAGAATAAAAACAAGCTCGGCGACGAGGTCTGGGTCAAACACATACTGGTCAGGTCCGCGGGCGGTTCCTTCACTGCCGAGCGTGAAGCGAACGAAAAGCTCAATGCCATGAGGGAAAAGATCGCGGCCGGCGAGTCCTTTGAGAAAATGGCCCGCTCCTACTCCCAGGACCCCGAATCGGCTGCCAGGGGAGGAGACCTGGGATGGAAAATGCTCGCCGAAATGGACCCATACTTTGCCGGTTTCGTGAACAATATTCGAGCCACGGGACAGGTTTCCCAGGTATTCAAATCCAGTCAGGGTTACCATATCGTCAAGCTCATGGGACGGCGCGCCATTACCTATGAAAAGGTCGAGCGCCTCATCATGTTCAAGCTCTACAACGAGAGCATGTACCAGCAGTTCAAAAAATGGGTCATCAAGCGAAAAAAAGAATCGGAAATACAGATATTCATGAAGAATTACGTTGAAACGTAA
- a CDS encoding spiro-SPASM protein yields the protein MKADILLYIESATSDSDLSFLDMYLPELLARRIQGTVQNCSVYYSVPPSYQGKLSGTASCIVRSGHDDVAFWKELFARTGSDHICKIYADSPFLDPSIIGEMMDLHLTYLAEFTYSENLPAGFSCETVSKELIAAIPELKEQTLPLAQVIKSNLNQFDIEIYYKDPDIRDKRISFRSANRRDALIMERIYRLGSSIPSYESLKGIIEEHPEVLHVGPSYLEIELTGRCDLECLFCYRNSLKQHHGDMEKNSVALVLEQMKPFGLPYTICFGGSGEPLMHPNVYEILSMVAGDPLVETIIVETNGLYADVNYRTHLGSSGEKIKTIVNINGYNSETYGKLHGKEFFDRVHQNILGLAESATGRLYIQIMKINETEPFLDSYYDYWEKLKIPIILQKQNTYLGRIPDRRYSDLSPLDRIPCWHLQRDLYITADGTVTFCKQDVDGNCAQGTMGSSTLAEIWEKKRQAFINDYRKQYPAMPDCKSCDEWYTFNA from the coding sequence TTGAAGGCTGATATTCTTCTCTACATAGAGTCCGCCACCTCGGACAGCGACCTGTCCTTTCTCGATATGTATCTGCCGGAACTGCTGGCCCGCCGCATCCAGGGCACGGTTCAAAACTGCAGTGTATATTATTCCGTGCCACCCTCGTATCAGGGAAAGCTCTCCGGCACTGCATCCTGTATCGTCCGCTCCGGCCATGACGATGTCGCATTCTGGAAAGAGCTGTTCGCGCGGACCGGTTCAGATCATATATGTAAAATTTACGCAGATTCCCCCTTTCTCGACCCCTCGATCATTGGTGAGATGATGGACCTTCACCTGACATATCTGGCGGAATTCACCTATTCTGAGAACCTTCCCGCCGGCTTCTCCTGCGAAACAGTCTCCAAGGAGCTTATCGCCGCCATTCCCGAGTTGAAGGAACAGACCCTTCCCCTGGCCCAGGTGATAAAATCGAACCTCAATCAGTTTGACATTGAGATCTATTACAAGGATCCCGATATACGGGATAAGCGGATATCCTTTCGATCCGCCAACCGCCGCGATGCCCTCATCATGGAGCGCATATACCGTCTCGGCTCGTCAATTCCCTCCTACGAATCCCTGAAAGGGATAATCGAAGAGCATCCTGAAGTGCTTCATGTGGGGCCGTCATATCTCGAGATCGAGCTTACCGGCCGGTGCGACCTGGAGTGCCTCTTCTGTTACCGGAACAGTCTCAAACAACACCATGGGGACATGGAAAAGAATAGTGTGGCCCTCGTGCTGGAACAGATGAAACCTTTCGGACTTCCTTACACAATCTGTTTCGGCGGGTCCGGGGAACCGCTGATGCACCCGAACGTGTACGAAATACTTTCCATGGTTGCGGGTGACCCGCTGGTGGAAACAATCATAGTAGAAACGAACGGCCTCTATGCCGACGTCAATTACCGCACCCATCTTGGCAGCTCCGGCGAAAAGATCAAGACCATCGTCAACATAAACGGCTATAATTCCGAAACCTACGGGAAACTCCATGGGAAAGAATTCTTTGATCGTGTCCATCAGAACATTCTGGGCCTTGCGGAATCAGCCACCGGCCGCCTCTATATCCAGATCATGAAGATCAACGAAACCGAGCCATTTCTGGACTCATACTACGACTACTGGGAAAAACTGAAGATACCCATCATTCTCCAGAAGCAGAACACCTACCTGGGAAGGATCCCGGATCGCCGGTATTCCGACCTGTCACCCCTTGACAGGATCCCCTGCTGGCACCTGCAGCGTGATCTCTACATTACCGCTGACGGCACTGTCACCTTCTGCAAGCAGGATGTGGATGGTAACTGTGCTCAGGGGACCATGGGTTCCTCGACTCTTGCCGAAATATGGGAAAAGAAAAGACAAGCATTCATCAATGACTATCGCAAGCAGTATCCAGCAATGCCGGACTGCAAATCCTGCGACGAATGGTATACATTTAACGCTTGA
- a CDS encoding glycosyltransferase family protein, with the protein MKGKVTAIIQARMGSTRLPGKAMIDLGGKPLLYHVFERIQVTAGVDRIVLATCHGERNNGIIDLARSMGIDVFIGSEDNVLERFYCAARQFGGDFIMRVTGDNPFTDPGYAERTIRAIKETGADLCYFPNLPLGTGVGMVTKSALEIAYRRSDQPHEFEHVTPYIKEHPDEFKLHICDIELHNPFPNLRLTVDTEEDFEVARRVYAGCYRGKPFPLSEVISYIEKNPDIASINSAIQQRPMTHSSPTC; encoded by the coding sequence ATGAAGGGAAAAGTAACGGCAATCATCCAGGCGCGGATGGGATCAACGCGCCTCCCCGGGAAGGCTATGATCGACCTGGGGGGAAAGCCCCTGCTCTATCACGTGTTCGAGCGGATCCAGGTCACGGCAGGGGTAGATCGCATAGTTCTGGCGACCTGCCACGGCGAAAGAAACAATGGCATCATAGACCTTGCCAGATCCATGGGAATTGACGTATTCATCGGCTCCGAAGACAATGTGCTGGAGCGCTTCTATTGTGCCGCCCGGCAGTTCGGCGGAGATTTCATAATGCGCGTTACCGGTGACAATCCCTTTACGGATCCCGGTTATGCCGAACGGACCATACGGGCAATCAAGGAGACGGGGGCGGATCTCTGTTATTTCCCGAACCTTCCCCTCGGCACCGGCGTCGGCATGGTAACGAAATCAGCCCTTGAGATTGCCTACCGGCGAAGCGATCAGCCCCATGAGTTTGAGCATGTGACCCCCTACATCAAGGAGCACCCTGATGAATTCAAGCTGCACATCTGCGACATTGAGCTGCACAATCCATTCCCCAACCTGCGGCTAACCGTTGACACGGAAGAAGATTTCGAAGTGGCACGGCGAGTCTACGCCGGCTGCTACAGGGGCAAGCCCTTCCCGCTCAGCGAAGTGATCAGCTATATTGAAAAGAATCCAGACATAGCGTCGATCAATAGCGCCATACAACAGCGTCCCATGACGCATTCCAGCCCGACATGCTGA
- a CDS encoding prolyl oligopeptidase family serine peptidase — translation MSRLYILAGLLLVASGLAHGADMAERFQARVYTSKNHGALPYRLLMPTSYNRTNKYPLILFLHGVDERGTDNKKQLYCGLDIFADDKRMDKYPCFIVAPQCPPDTLWADVDWRSERHTMKKKPTRALAMSIEVIHELEREFSIDSRRLYVVGYSMGGFGAWEAIQRWPDLFAAAVPVCGGGDEAEAPRIAGIPIWAFHGALDTIVHVRRSRNMINAVVKAGGIPRYTEYSIINHLCWWLTFSDEKMFEWLFKQHK, via the coding sequence ATGTCCCGACTTTACATCCTTGCCGGTTTGCTCCTTGTCGCTTCAGGATTGGCCCATGGCGCGGATATGGCCGAGAGATTCCAGGCCAGGGTGTATACATCAAAAAATCACGGGGCGCTTCCCTACCGTCTCCTGATGCCGACCTCCTACAACAGGACTAACAAGTATCCCCTCATCCTGTTCCTCCATGGAGTGGATGAACGAGGCACGGACAATAAAAAGCAGTTGTACTGCGGCCTTGATATTTTCGCTGATGATAAAAGAATGGATAAATATCCCTGCTTCATTGTCGCCCCCCAGTGCCCGCCCGACACGTTATGGGCCGATGTGGACTGGAGGTCCGAGCGTCATACCATGAAAAAAAAGCCGACCCGTGCCCTCGCCATGTCGATAGAAGTGATCCATGAGCTTGAAAGGGAATTCTCCATAGACAGCCGCAGGCTCTATGTCGTCGGATATTCCATGGGCGGCTTCGGCGCCTGGGAGGCGATCCAGCGATGGCCCGATCTGTTCGCTGCAGCCGTTCCGGTGTGCGGCGGCGGAGACGAGGCTGAAGCGCCCCGCATCGCCGGCATCCCCATCTGGGCTTTTCACGGCGCCCTCGATACGATCGTCCATGTCAGGAGATCCCGTAACATGATCAACGCCGTTGTCAAGGCCGGGGGAATCCCGCGGTATACCGAATACTCCATCATCAATCATCTATGCTGGTGGCTCACCTTCAGCGATGAAAAAATGTTCGAATGGCTTTTTAAACAACATAAATAA
- a CDS encoding YkgJ family cysteine cluster protein, translating into MEKDTANQCLQCGACCHVDMIAYITESDIRRWEQEGRFDIISHVRGTEIRWFGDIIVTNHGIHVQSCTFLNWDGKVFYCDIYESRPQVCRNYAPGSSALCPLYKCYK; encoded by the coding sequence TTGGAAAAGGACACTGCCAATCAATGTCTCCAGTGCGGGGCCTGTTGCCATGTCGACATGATTGCCTACATAACCGAGAGTGATATACGCAGATGGGAACAGGAGGGGCGATTCGATATAATTTCCCATGTTCGCGGCACCGAGATACGCTGGTTCGGCGATATCATAGTAACCAATCACGGCATTCATGTTCAGAGTTGCACCTTCCTCAACTGGGACGGCAAAGTTTTTTACTGCGATATTTACGAAAGCCGTCCTCAGGTATGCCGTAATTACGCTCCAGGATCATCGGCATTGTGTCCTCTTTATAAATGTTATAAATAA
- a CDS encoding rhomboid family intramembrane serine protease — protein MNGTGSYTKSWVIRLIVLNIAIFFGLQLMLSMVSTTDKTSSLGDVLTFYLGLRPILVIEKFYIWQLFTYMFLHGGFLHIFLNMYALLIFGIPVEQAWGSRRFLFYYLFTGIGAGITILVINTVLGGVNYITPTIGASGAVFGLLLAFGMLFPDAEILLFFIIPMRAKFLVLLYGGIELYSLIGTGGQSPISHAGHLGGIIFGLLFFLILRKRGLGFKSKILKARFNREHIRREKNLDKDTKQPDLVLETILQKLKTKGPGSITDDEYQHIRYMDIMTQDINELCVEEDFDQSDEYCSKCVHRDACLIRQIKNYL, from the coding sequence ATGAACGGAACCGGATCATACACAAAAAGCTGGGTAATACGCCTCATAGTCCTCAATATTGCAATCTTCTTCGGACTGCAGCTCATGCTATCCATGGTCAGCACCACTGACAAGACTTCGTCCCTCGGCGATGTCCTGACCTTTTACCTCGGACTCCGGCCAATCCTGGTCATCGAAAAATTCTATATCTGGCAGCTATTTACCTACATGTTCCTCCATGGCGGGTTTCTCCATATTTTTCTGAATATGTACGCACTCCTCATATTCGGCATCCCCGTTGAACAGGCATGGGGAAGCCGCAGATTTTTATTCTACTACCTATTTACAGGAATCGGCGCCGGAATCACCATACTGGTCATCAACACGGTTCTGGGTGGCGTTAATTATATAACCCCCACCATTGGAGCCTCCGGTGCCGTGTTTGGCCTTCTCCTTGCTTTTGGCATGCTCTTCCCCGACGCCGAGATACTGCTTTTCTTCATCATTCCCATGCGCGCCAAGTTCCTCGTATTGCTCTATGGCGGTATTGAGCTTTACTCTCTTATTGGGACCGGCGGACAGAGCCCCATTTCTCATGCAGGCCACCTCGGAGGAATTATCTTTGGGCTGTTGTTTTTTCTTATCCTTCGCAAGAGAGGGCTCGGTTTTAAATCCAAAATACTGAAGGCCCGATTTAACCGGGAACATATCCGCAGAGAAAAAAATTTAGATAAAGACACGAAACAGCCTGATCTTGTGCTGGAAACCATACTGCAGAAATTGAAGACAAAGGGACCCGGATCCATCACTGATGACGAGTATCAGCATATTCGCTATATGGACATCATGACGCAGGATATCAACGAGCTCTGCGTGGAAGAAGATTTTGATCAATCGGACGAATATTGTTCCAAATGCGTCCATCGGGATGCGTGCCTTATCCGGCAGATCAAAAATTATCTGTAA